The Juglans regia cultivar Chandler chromosome 2, Walnut 2.0, whole genome shotgun sequence genome includes a window with the following:
- the LOC109019653 gene encoding uncharacterized protein LOC109019653, producing MGCASSKPTKVTVDDIYRPAPASFAVFDVNTVEEPWLKVDHMQQEHEEKPTHVPAPILEKLSKFEADAPHSWEEVSKALKLEDLKKQKPTIVGPPAKPEPEAVPPPVQDSTTTNKQTPRKSASFHTLEELDAKLSPKPTKELRKAETMRTESRRTEPKQNEARTESESEGFRPKPLKENIFILKDRLEREREGKMANFDRIKRDPLSDFQEKCPPGGGADTVVLYTTSLQGVRRTYEDCNRAREVLEGHQVVFDERDVSLHGEFLNELRELLGETARVPRLFVKGRYIGGVEELVELNEAGRLGRILKSARVERGVGRQGCEGCGGMRFVPCWECGGSCKVVKDGSDKKERCGQCNENGLVHCPACK from the coding sequence ATGGGGTGTGCCTCCTCGAAACCTACCAAGGTGACCGTCGATGATATCTACCGCCCAGCTCCCGCGAGCTTTGCGGTCTTCGACGTCAACACAGTCGAAGAGCCTTGGCTCAAGGTGGACCATATGCAGCAGGAGCACGAAGAGAAGCCCACACACGTACCGGCTCCGATTCTGGAGAAGCTCAGTAAGTTCGAGGCCGACGCTCCTCACTCCTGGGAGGAAGTCAGCAAAGCCTTGAAGTTAGAGGACCTCAAGAAGCAAAAACCCACAATTGTCGGCCCGCCTGCAAAGCCGGAACCGGAAGCAGTTCCCCCACCGGTGCAGGATAGCACGACCACCAATAAACAGACGCCTCGTAAGAGCGCCTCTTTCCACACGCTCGAGGAGCTCGACGCCAAGCTATCTCCGAAGCCGACTAAAGAGTTGAGGAAAGCGGAGACGATGCGGACCGAGTCAAGAAGAACCGAGCCAAAGCAGAACGAGGCACGGAccgagtcagagtcggagggtTTCAGGCCCAAGCCCCTGAAGGAGAACATATTTATATTGAAGGACAGGctagagagggaaagggaaggAAAGATGGCGAACTTCGATAGGATCAAGAGGGACCCTCTGAGTGATTTTCAGGAGAAGTGCCCGCCGGGGGGCGGGGCCGACACGGTGGTGCTCTACACGACGTCGCTACAGGGGGTCCGGCGCACGTACGAGGACTGCAACCGGGCGAGGGAGGTGCTGGAAGGGCACCAGGTGGTGTTCGACGAGCGGGACGTGTCGCTGCACGGGGAGTTCCTGAACGAGTTGAGAGAGCTGTTGGGGGAGACGGCGAGAGTACCGAGGCTGTTCGTGAAAGGGAGGTACATCGGGGGAGTGGAGGAATTGGTGGAGCTGAACGAGGCGGGCCGGTTGGGTAGGATACTGAAGTCGGCCAGAGTGGAGAGAGGGGTGGGAAGGCAAGGCTGCGAGGGGTGCGGGGGCATGAGGTTTGTGCCGTGTTGGGAGTGTGGTGGGAGTTGTAAAGTGGTTAAGGATGGGTCGGATAAGAAAGAGCGATGTGGTCAGTGCAACGAGAATGGCTTAGTGCACTGTCCAGcttgtaaataa
- the LOC109019656 gene encoding RNA polymerase II transcriptional coactivator KELP-like — translation MEPEIQERIENTVRRILKGSDMEEMTEHKIRKQASAELDLDLSEPPYKAFVKQIVQSFLEKQVEEEEEEVEEERGARRKEYDDDGDLIICRLSEKRRVTIQDFRGKTLVSIREYYKKDGKELPTSKGISLTEEQWSTFKKNVPDIEKAIRKMESRIM, via the exons ATGGAACCCGAAATCCAGGAGCGAATCGAAAATACAGTTCGGAGGATTCTCAAAGGGTCCGACATGGAGGAGATGACGGAACACAAGATCCGCAAGCAGGCATCGGCTGAGCTCGACCTCGACCTCTCCGAGCCGCCTTACAAGGCATTTGTCAAGCAGATCGTCCAGTCCTTCCTCGAGAaacaagtagaagaagaagaggaagaagtagaagaagaacgagGAGCGCGCCGTAAGGAGTACGATGATGATGGTGATCTTATCATTTGTAGG TTGTCAGAGAAGAGAAGGGTAACGATCCAAGATTTCCGGGGAAAAACTTTGGTGTCCATTAGGGAGTACTACAAAAAAGATGGCAAAGAGCTTCCTACTTCTAAAG GAATAAGCTTGACAGAGGAGCAATGGTCAACCTTCAAGAAGAATGTACCTGACATCGAGAAAGCCATTAGGAAGATGGAGTCTAGGATCATGTGA
- the LOC109018274 gene encoding uncharacterized protein LOC109018274 has protein sequence MGNCSVKGVTRDCYNSIRVLSDSGAVLQFRGPITAREILNDHPGYGIFRQGHASSPVQDLDCLIGGQLYYLLPLVKECALCNREVKEPVQNKMTIEQLEAEWMQAKRSMSAATDVAENLADGSALEVLPSVEVGVWRVKLVIDTKQLEEILSEQVNTEALIERMRMAASSASPTPKQTKGAWAWGMGWRPTLPNLFKGLDHGK, from the coding sequence ATGGGGAATTGCTCTGTCAAAGGGGTCACAAGAGATTGTTACAACTCTATAAGGGTTCTGAGTGATTCTGGAGCTGTATTACAATTCAGAGGCCCTATTACAGCTCGAGAAATCCTTAACGATCACCCGGGATATGGCATTTTCCGGCAGGGTCATGCGTCATCACCCGTGCAGGACCTCGATTGCCTAATCGGTGGTCAATTATACTATCTACTTCCACTTGTTAAGGAGTGTGCTCTTTGCAACAGAGAAGTCAAAGAACCAGTGCAGAACAAAATGACGATCGAGCAATTAGAGGCCGAGTGGATGCAAGCCAAGAGGTCGATGAGTGCAGCAACGGATGTTGCTGAGAATTTGGCAGATGGATCGGCTCTTGAGGTGCTGCCATCGGTTGAAGTTGGAGTTTGGAGAGTGAAGTTGGTGATTGACACAAAACAGTTAGAGGAAATACTGTCGGAGCAAGTGAACACTGAGGCTTTGATCGAGAGAATGAGGATGGCTGCAAGCTCTGCTAGCCCAACACCAAAGCAGACGAAGGGTGCTTGGGCTTGGGGAATGGGTTGGAGGCCGACCTTGCCTAACCTTTTCAAGGGCCTTGAccatggaaaataa
- the LOC109019655 gene encoding probable protein phosphatase 2C 80: MESSKGKGIRMVAGAYYIPKKDQALQLIKARMPTSSVKKKKPLVWPMGWVAGSSRAWTPENMPCSSWITLEAILSMEPDDGNVDDRILKRVLDQAFSNTKAKGSSTACIIKLIDNIFTIEVESGDILVVGTVGLFDNVFDKEIRDVVKMAVEVGCNPRQVAWAVAEHAYDKSMNRTAYTPFMQASLASGRRFLVGKVDDITVIVVNIVDA, from the exons AT GGAAAGTTCAAAAGGAAAAGGGATAAGAATGGTTGCCGGAGCATACTACATACCAAAGAAAGACCAGGCTCTACAACTGATCAAGGCGAGGATGCCTACTTCCTCTGTGAAGAAAAAGAAGCCATTGGTGTGGCCGATGGGGTGGGTAGCTGGATCCTCCAGGGCGTGGACTCCGGAGAATATGCCCTGCAGCTCATGGATAACGCTTGAGGCTATCCTATCAATGGAGCCAGACGACGGAAACGTTGATGATCGGATCTTGAAAAGAGTTTTGGATCAAGCTTTCTCAAACACCAAGGCCAAAGGGTCATCAACGGCTTGCATAATCAAACTTATAGACAAT ATATTTACGATCGAGGTAGAATCAGGAGACATCCTAGTAGTCGGCACGGTCGGGCTGTTTGATAACGTGTTTGACAAGGAAATTAGGGATGTTGTAAAAATGGCGGTTGAGGTGGGATGCAATCCACGGCAGGTGGCTTGGGCGGTAGCCGAGCATGCTTATGACAAATCCATGAACAGAACAGCCTATACACCATTTATGCAAGCTTCTTTAGCCTCTGGAAGAAGATTTTTAGTTGGAAAAGTCGATGATATAACTGTTATCGTTGTTAATATTGTTGATGCTTAG
- the LOC109019648 gene encoding F-box protein SKIP8-like, translating into MEIASTLITVVSSQPFLVASTVTALSLLFARFAVRSVRFPNLKTPQSDGRDSAASPKKVCNCICSCNSGLVAPDSATTGAPYVNGGTAQMVEKASSVAVADRLSGASMMEQLVPEITTHALSYLDYPSLCRLSMTNSLMRKAANDDNAWKVLYHKDFTLEQDSVTPANGWKAYYAATRSIVRNNAEFFNIIKERSVAAMSHFWLNADYVKCVHPSGELFSGYNAVIQSWQLAFNWEHGVNFQVRDVRARVLTDMAWVTMKTIVDIDAGPFNVTNVFELHNGRWYMVHHHSSMEVDAQIVHA; encoded by the exons ATGGAGATTGCCTCTACTCTTATTACCGTTGTCTCATCCCAACCATTCCTTGTAGCCTCAACAGTCACCGCGCTCTCTCTGTTATTCGCCCGCTTCGCCGTCCGATCAGTCCGGTTCCCCAATTTAAAAACTCCCCAATCGGACGGTAGGGACTCCGCCGCGTCTCCGAAGAAGGTTTGCAATTGCATTTGCTCTTGTAACTCTGGTCTTGTGGCTCCTGATTCGGCAACGACGGGTGCTCCGTACGTGAACGGTGGGACAGCGCAGATGGTCGAGAAGGCGTCTTCAGTAGCGGTGGCGGATCGGCTTTCGGGCGCGTCGATGATGGAGCAGCTGGTGCCGGAGATTACCACGCACGCGCTGAGCTACTTAGACTATCCGAGTCTCTGCCGCCTCTCGATGACCAATTCGCTCATGCGAAAGGCCGCCAACGATGACAATGCGTGGAAAGTGCTTTATCACAAG gACTTTACATTAGAACAGGATAGCGTGACACCTGCAAATGGGTGGAAGGCTTACTATGCTGCTACCAGATCCATTGTTCGTAATAATGCCGAATTCTTTAACATTATCAAGGAAAGGTCTGTTGCAGCAATGAGTCACTTTTGGCTAAATGCAGATTATGTAAAGTGCGTTCACCCCTCGGGAGAACTCTTTTCAGG GTATAATGCTGTAATACAGAGTTGGCAGCTTGCATTTAATTGGGAACACGGTGTCAACTTTCAAGTTCGGGATGTACGGGCACGGGTTCTGACAGACATGGCTTGGGTTACCATGAAAACTATCGTTGACATTGATGCTGGGCCATTCAACGTGACTAATGTCTTTGAGCTCCATAATGGGCGATGGTACATGGTGCATCATCACAGCTCGATGGAGGTGGATGCTCAAATAGTGCATGCATAA